In Haloterrigena alkaliphila, a single genomic region encodes these proteins:
- a CDS encoding quinone oxidoreductase family protein gives MEVIEVPEHGESDVLELTDRSVPEPGPGEVRIDVEAAGVNFADIMQRRGTYPGGPEPPYVPGAEAAGSIDAVGDGVDFDEGDRVVAMLGGGGYAEYVVSDTQLLFPVPDGMSFAEAAGFPVQFLTAHACLFEWGGLEDDESVLIQAAAGGVGMAAVQLASHAGATVFGTASTAEKLELAADLGCEYPIDYTETDFRDVVAEETGGDGVELVLESVGDDVFERSIDALAHFGRLVTYGVASGTPAAVENKRLLFENKSVIGFHLGQAAARDPDRITAAVPDLTEALSSGDLEVIVGKSFELEDDAEAHQYIEDRKSTGKVVLTP, from the coding sequence ATGGAAGTCATCGAGGTCCCGGAACACGGGGAGAGTGACGTGCTCGAATTGACCGACCGATCCGTCCCCGAACCGGGTCCCGGCGAGGTCAGAATCGACGTCGAAGCAGCGGGGGTCAACTTCGCGGACATCATGCAGCGTCGCGGCACGTATCCCGGCGGTCCTGAACCACCGTACGTCCCTGGCGCGGAGGCTGCAGGATCGATCGATGCGGTCGGTGACGGGGTCGATTTCGACGAGGGCGATCGGGTCGTCGCGATGCTCGGAGGCGGCGGCTACGCCGAGTACGTCGTCTCGGATACCCAGTTACTCTTTCCGGTTCCCGACGGAATGAGCTTCGCGGAAGCGGCCGGCTTCCCCGTGCAGTTTCTCACGGCTCACGCCTGTCTCTTCGAATGGGGCGGGCTCGAGGACGACGAGTCAGTATTGATTCAGGCGGCCGCAGGCGGTGTCGGGATGGCCGCTGTCCAGCTCGCATCCCACGCTGGCGCAACGGTGTTTGGAACCGCGAGCACTGCGGAGAAACTGGAGCTCGCCGCCGACCTCGGCTGTGAGTATCCGATCGACTATACCGAGACGGACTTTCGTGATGTCGTGGCTGAAGAAACAGGCGGTGACGGGGTCGAGCTCGTCCTGGAAAGCGTCGGCGACGACGTCTTCGAGCGCAGTATCGACGCGCTCGCCCACTTCGGTCGCCTCGTTACCTACGGTGTCGCCAGCGGGACGCCGGCAGCCGTCGAGAATAAACGGTTACTCTTCGAAAATAAGAGCGTCATTGGCTTCCACCTCGGTCAGGCCGCCGCTCGCGATCCCGACCGAATCACGGCGGCCGTCCCCGACCTCACGGAGGCCCTTTCGAGCGGAGACCTCGAGGTGATCGTCGGCAAGTCGTTCGAACTCGAGGATGACGCCGAAGCGCATCAGTACATCGAGGACCGCAAAAGTACGGGGAAAGTCGTACTGACCCCCTAG
- a CDS encoding ParA family protein translates to MSDTTTEPRAVSVVILKGGVGKSTTSMNIARQLAEHGQTLYADLDPNGHATNGLGFEAAYQGDINLGDVILEGEATPHDLIQSTDYGFDLLPSSNTLEDVEKDLAGAMQGSARIKSKIVDPLLGEEYEYIVFDCPAYPGMLNNNALVATGNVMIPIEPGSSAIGGYKRTMERLIEPAREYIDVDVLAVVPNKLSDRIDQQTEDRELLENLNTATYEVNPGQPLQEAVPNFARITAEEFDAIDAGEMKPPKPGIRHRSALSRSLQHNQPLQDYAPENDQIAYYEELAEIVAAGGIER, encoded by the coding sequence ATGAGCGACACAACGACCGAGCCACGCGCCGTAAGCGTGGTCATCCTGAAAGGCGGCGTCGGCAAATCAACGACTTCGATGAATATCGCGCGCCAGCTCGCAGAGCACGGCCAGACCCTCTACGCTGACCTCGACCCGAACGGTCACGCGACGAATGGCCTCGGCTTCGAAGCAGCGTATCAGGGAGACATCAATCTCGGGGACGTCATACTCGAGGGGGAGGCGACACCACACGACTTGATCCAATCGACCGATTACGGATTCGATCTGCTCCCATCGTCGAACACCCTTGAAGACGTCGAGAAGGACCTCGCAGGCGCAATGCAGGGTTCGGCGCGAATCAAATCGAAGATTGTTGACCCACTACTCGGTGAAGAGTACGAGTACATCGTCTTCGATTGCCCGGCGTACCCTGGCATGCTCAACAACAACGCCCTCGTCGCCACAGGGAACGTTATGATCCCGATCGAACCGGGTTCTAGCGCGATCGGCGGCTACAAGCGAACGATGGAACGGCTGATCGAACCGGCACGGGAATACATCGACGTCGATGTCCTCGCTGTCGTTCCGAATAAGCTCTCCGATCGGATCGATCAGCAGACTGAGGACCGGGAACTCCTCGAGAATCTGAATACGGCCACCTACGAGGTCAATCCCGGACAGCCGTTGCAGGAGGCGGTGCCGAATTTCGCTCGGATCACGGCTGAAGAGTTCGATGCGATCGACGCCGGTGAGATGAAGCCGCCAAAGCCAGGAATCCGTCACCGATCAGCGCTGTCGCGATCGCTACAACACAATCAACCACTCCAGGATTATGCTCCGGAAAACGACCAAATTGCCTACTACGAGGAGCTCGCCGAGATCGTCGCTGCTGGAGGGATCGAGCGATGA
- the rdfA gene encoding rod-determining factor RdfA: protein MSEYGCKVCRVLDEYGMERYEERLLEQWQADSSQRKGYRQLAEWFNTLMLRREMDRAGISTLGDEAESKYERLQSDEAIAEEVATELANAGIPIEQLRDDFVSYGVIRTHLKECLESDVDLPSGEWEQDAIEISRNHAAKKIEEAVRSIRNKGRLTAGGDVNVSVDIELECENCHSRVPAERAIRREYVCQCDD, encoded by the coding sequence ATGAGCGAGTACGGGTGTAAAGTTTGCCGAGTATTAGATGAATACGGAATGGAGCGGTACGAGGAGCGGTTGCTCGAGCAGTGGCAGGCTGACTCATCCCAGCGAAAGGGGTATCGGCAACTTGCGGAGTGGTTCAACACGCTCATGTTACGCCGTGAGATGGACCGTGCAGGGATTTCGACTCTCGGTGACGAAGCTGAGTCCAAGTACGAGCGACTGCAATCCGACGAGGCGATCGCCGAGGAGGTCGCGACGGAATTGGCGAATGCCGGGATTCCGATCGAACAGTTGCGCGACGACTTCGTTTCCTACGGCGTCATTCGAACTCACCTCAAAGAGTGCCTTGAGTCAGACGTTGATCTCCCGAGCGGGGAGTGGGAACAAGACGCAATCGAAATCTCTCGAAACCACGCAGCCAAGAAGATCGAAGAGGCGGTTCGATCGATCCGTAATAAGGGCCGATTGACCGCCGGCGGCGACGTGAACGTTTCTGTCGACATTGAACTCGAATGCGAAAACTGTCACTCTCGCGTCCCCGCCGAGAGAGCGATCCGACGCGAATACGTTTGTCAATGCGATGACTAA
- a CDS encoding class I adenylate-forming enzyme family protein: protein MELHDQDRIAEYEEAGVWGDETLLERFAETADRHPERTAVVEPPNTQALVDREPERLTYAELSSAVDAVGASLRERGLGKDDFVVVQSPNTWELAVLYLAVARAGAITSPMPIQWRRHELEHVVETTEAVMYVGPQNFDGFDYVEMATAFADESDTLERIVSLSEIRDFADGDPDTSVLDTVEIGANEVFNVQWTSGTTADPKACPMTHNNWQSNPTPLLCDMEDGDVVLCAAPLVNMTALGVNYVPWLLTRGTLVLHHPIDLGLMVEQMQAEDVTFTILVPTMLNQLLKHPDVDEFDLSDVDTITTGSAAPSEWAMREFDERWGIEIINIWGQNEGTSAISGPKTTPIERRATDFPRFTADIDWGIDDPRIDTVNVRIVDPESGDEVTEPGEVGEVAFRGPGLMAGYYNQPELTADAFDEDGYFFTGDLFRVEEDGYMSFFDRKKDVIIRGGFTISAKEVENIVIEYPKVADAAVVGEPHDDLGERVAVFAVPKPAEELALKDITEYMGDDIAVYKRPERLEVVEEIPRNPVGKIVKTKLRERLRTAAVDD from the coding sequence ATGGAGTTACACGATCAAGACCGGATTGCGGAATACGAGGAGGCAGGCGTCTGGGGAGACGAAACGCTGCTCGAGCGATTCGCGGAGACCGCCGATCGGCATCCCGAACGGACGGCAGTCGTGGAGCCGCCGAACACGCAGGCGTTGGTTGACCGAGAGCCGGAACGACTCACGTATGCGGAACTCTCTTCCGCCGTAGACGCAGTCGGGGCATCGCTTCGCGAGCGCGGTCTCGGCAAGGACGACTTCGTCGTCGTACAGTCGCCGAACACATGGGAACTTGCCGTGCTGTATCTAGCGGTCGCTCGAGCGGGAGCCATCACGTCACCGATGCCGATTCAGTGGCGGCGGCACGAACTCGAACACGTGGTCGAGACGACCGAGGCCGTCATGTACGTCGGACCGCAAAACTTCGATGGGTTCGACTACGTCGAGATGGCAACGGCGTTCGCGGACGAATCTGATACGCTCGAGCGGATCGTCTCGCTGTCAGAGATCCGTGATTTTGCGGACGGCGATCCGGACACCTCCGTGCTTGATACGGTCGAGATCGGTGCCAACGAGGTGTTTAACGTTCAGTGGACGTCGGGCACGACCGCGGATCCGAAGGCGTGCCCGATGACGCACAACAACTGGCAGTCGAACCCGACGCCGCTGCTCTGCGATATGGAAGACGGGGACGTGGTCCTTTGTGCGGCGCCGCTGGTCAACATGACGGCGCTCGGCGTCAACTACGTGCCGTGGCTCCTCACTCGCGGAACGCTCGTGCTCCACCATCCCATTGATCTCGGGTTGATGGTCGAGCAGATGCAGGCGGAGGACGTCACGTTTACCATCCTGGTTCCGACGATGCTGAATCAGTTGCTCAAACACCCTGATGTTGACGAGTTCGATCTGAGCGACGTCGATACGATCACGACGGGGTCGGCCGCCCCCTCGGAGTGGGCAATGCGGGAGTTCGACGAGCGCTGGGGGATCGAGATCATCAATATCTGGGGGCAAAACGAGGGGACGTCTGCGATCAGCGGCCCGAAGACGACACCGATAGAGCGCCGCGCGACGGATTTCCCACGGTTCACAGCGGACATCGATTGGGGTATCGACGACCCACGGATCGACACCGTCAACGTTCGAATCGTCGATCCGGAGAGCGGTGACGAGGTCACCGAACCGGGCGAAGTCGGTGAGGTGGCGTTCCGGGGACCGGGACTCATGGCGGGCTACTACAACCAACCCGAGCTCACCGCGGACGCGTTCGACGAGGACGGGTACTTCTTCACCGGAGACCTCTTTCGAGTCGAAGAGGACGGATACATGAGCTTCTTTGACCGGAAGAAAGACGTTATTATCCGGGGTGGATTCACCATCAGCGCGAAGGAAGTGGAGAACATCGTCATTGAATACCCGAAGGTCGCGGATGCGGCCGTCGTCGGCGAACCGCACGATGACCTTGGGGAGCGCGTCGCGGTCTTCGCCGTTCCGAAGCCGGCCGAAGAGCTCGCGCTCAAAGACATTACGGAGTATATGGGCGACGACATCGCCGTTTATAAGCGCCCCGAACGGTTGGAAGTCGTGGAGGAGATCCCCCGGAACCCCGTCGGGAAAATCGTCAAGACGAAACTCCGGGAGCGGCTTCGTACCGCAGCGGTCGACGATTGA